The proteins below are encoded in one region of Clostridium pasteurianum DSM 525 = ATCC 6013:
- a CDS encoding iron-containing alcohol dehydrogenase family protein, whose product MIKIKAPEVYINEENILQHAGEYIAKLGNYTLVIGGKTALKIAGPGVFESLNSEKIKYEIEEFSGYCTFANIDKYAELSNRLGVNIIIGIGGGKVLDLVKAIGEKTNLPVVTIPTIAATCAAWSALSVIYNDKGEHIDYLLLEKSPKLILADTNIISEAPARYLNAGIGDTIVKWYEAAPHLSDNSDISLRIGLQTAKLALNILEKYADELHVQHKESYVKSQYKDVVDSIIILAGLVGSINGGKHRAAIGHAIHNGLTYIPDTKGTLHGEKVIFGLIVQFVLEGKSEEEIARLINLLNKLELPVTLGQLGIKDNIHDKIQIIADSVNFDSSELENLNFQVNKDLIIKAITKVDELGSSSLKLKAIV is encoded by the coding sequence ATGATAAAAATTAAGGCACCAGAAGTCTATATTAATGAAGAAAATATTTTACAGCATGCTGGTGAATATATCGCAAAGCTTGGAAATTATACTTTGGTTATTGGAGGTAAAACAGCTTTAAAGATAGCTGGGCCAGGTGTTTTTGAAAGCCTAAATAGTGAAAAAATCAAATATGAAATTGAAGAATTTAGTGGATATTGTACTTTTGCTAATATAGATAAATATGCTGAACTATCTAATAGATTAGGAGTAAATATAATCATTGGTATTGGTGGAGGTAAAGTATTAGATTTAGTTAAAGCTATAGGTGAAAAGACAAATTTGCCTGTAGTAACAATACCAACTATTGCGGCAACTTGTGCAGCTTGGTCCGCTTTATCTGTAATATATAATGATAAGGGCGAACATATTGATTATTTGTTATTGGAAAAATCACCTAAGCTCATATTAGCAGATACAAATATAATATCAGAGGCTCCTGCTAGATATTTAAATGCAGGTATTGGAGATACCATTGTAAAATGGTATGAAGCTGCACCACATCTATCAGATAATAGTGATATATCTTTGAGAATTGGTCTTCAAACAGCAAAATTAGCTCTTAATATATTAGAAAAATATGCTGATGAATTACATGTACAGCATAAAGAAAGCTATGTAAAAAGTCAATATAAAGATGTAGTTGACTCTATTATAATTTTAGCAGGATTGGTTGGAAGTATAAATGGAGGAAAGCATAGGGCGGCTATAGGACATGCCATTCATAATGGCTTAACTTATATTCCAGATACTAAGGGAACTTTGCATGGTGAAAAAGTTATCTTTGGATTGATTGTTCAATTTGTATTAGAAGGAAAAAGTGAAGAGGAAATAGCAAGACTTATTAATTTACTTAATAAGTTAGAATTACCAGTTACATTGGGTCAATTGGGAATAAAAGATAATATCCATGATAAAATACAGATTATTGCTGATAGTGTAAATTTCGATTCCAGTGAATTAGAAAATTTAAATTTTCAAGTGAATAAGGATCTAATTATAAAAGCAATTACCAAAGTAGATGAACTAGGAAGTAGTAGTTTAAAGTTGAAAGCTATAGTATAA
- a CDS encoding nitrogenase component 1: protein MSINFKISAVPTRENRLGSVTGYSGDLHDIVSKSKCGSLKNRDRCFSQSSSCNAGCALGQLSGIRDVAIINHAPSGCTAMAPNTDVTNRQLAAKRGITNATVFVGTDMSEKDTVFGGASSLSDIVKETYNRYKPKAIFIGTSCLTGIIGEDVDSVVEELKKEIPVPIAAVHCEGFRSRIWATGFDASDHAVLTSIVKPPEKKANVINFKNFYESAREEITNIFSNFGVKPLFLYQNSTVEELSHLSESLATVSICGVLGSYLGNGLEEKYGVPFVKTINPLGVAGFETWLRGIGKVINKEAEVESYIERERAIYLPKIEEVKKELKGLRAVLGMGPGYTYEVSRVLQELGMEVVWAASWHHDKKHDNGELPAALKYLDENSPYNFKVSVADQQNYEILNILNEYKPDIYFSRHPGTTVWAIKQGASALCVNDEYMIFGYKGTLDFAYTVLDTIRNRSFEKNLAARVKLPYTDWWYNQDNSLFMTKEAK, encoded by the coding sequence ATGTCAATTAATTTTAAAATATCTGCAGTACCCACAAGAGAAAATCGTTTGGGATCTGTAACAGGTTATAGTGGTGATCTTCACGATATTGTCAGCAAATCAAAATGTGGAAGCTTAAAGAATAGGGATAGATGCTTTAGTCAATCCAGTTCCTGTAATGCTGGTTGTGCATTAGGCCAACTTTCAGGTATAAGAGATGTAGCAATAATAAATCATGCTCCTTCTGGATGTACAGCTATGGCACCTAATACTGATGTTACTAACAGACAACTAGCTGCTAAAAGAGGAATTACAAATGCTACAGTTTTTGTAGGAACAGATATGAGTGAAAAGGATACGGTGTTTGGCGGTGCAAGCAGCCTTAGTGATATAGTAAAAGAAACCTATAATAGATATAAGCCAAAAGCAATTTTTATAGGTACATCCTGCCTGACAGGTATTATAGGAGAAGATGTTGACAGTGTTGTGGAAGAACTTAAAAAGGAAATACCAGTACCTATAGCAGCAGTACATTGTGAAGGATTCAGATCAAGAATCTGGGCAACGGGTTTTGATGCTTCAGATCATGCTGTACTTACAAGCATTGTTAAACCGCCAGAAAAGAAAGCTAATGTAATAAATTTTAAAAACTTTTATGAAAGTGCCAGAGAGGAAATAACTAATATATTCTCAAATTTTGGTGTTAAACCTTTATTCTTATATCAAAATTCCACAGTTGAAGAGCTTTCTCATTTGTCAGAATCCTTGGCAACAGTAAGTATATGTGGTGTGCTGGGATCTTATCTTGGAAATGGCCTGGAGGAAAAATATGGAGTTCCTTTTGTAAAAACTATAAATCCATTGGGAGTTGCTGGTTTTGAAACCTGGCTTAGAGGTATAGGAAAGGTTATAAATAAGGAAGCAGAAGTTGAATCCTATATAGAGAGAGAAAGGGCTATATACTTACCTAAAATAGAAGAAGTAAAGAAGGAACTTAAAGGTTTAAGAGCAGTACTTGGAATGGGACCTGGTTATACTTATGAGGTATCCCGCGTGCTTCAGGAATTAGGTATGGAAGTAGTATGGGCAGCATCCTGGCATCATGATAAGAAGCATGATAATGGAGAACTTCCAGCAGCACTTAAATACTTAGATGAGAATTCACCTTACAATTTTAAAGTAAGTGTAGCAGACCAGCAAAATTATGAAATACTTAATATACTAAATGAGTATAAACCTGATATATATTTTTCACGTCATCCGGGAACTACAGTATGGGCAATAAAACAGGGTGCATCTGCACTATGCGTTAATGATGAGTATATGATATTTGGGTATAAAGGAACATTGGATTTTGCATATACAGTACTTGATACAATAAGAAACAGAAGTTTTGAAAAAAATCTAGCAGCTAGAGTTAAATTACCTTATACAGATTGGTGGTATAATCAGGATAATTCACTGTTCATGACAAAGGAGGCAAAATAA
- the nifH gene encoding nitrogenase iron protein, translating to MRQVAIYGKGGIGKSTTTQNLTAGLAERGNKIMVVGCDPKADSTRLLLGGLAQKSVLDTLREEGEDVELDSILKEGFGGIRCVESGGPEPGVGCAGRGIITSINMLEQLGAYTDDLDYVFYDVLGDVVCGGFAMPIREGKAQEIYIVASGEMMALYAANNISKGIQKYAKSGGVRLGGIICNSRKVANEYELLDAFAKELGSQLIHFVPRSPMVTKAEINKKTVIDFDPKSEQADEYRELARKIDENELFVIPKPMTQERLEEILVQYGLNDL from the coding sequence ATGAGACAGGTGGCTATTTATGGAAAAGGTGGAATAGGTAAATCAACTACAACACAGAATCTTACAGCAGGTTTAGCTGAAAGAGGAAATAAAATAATGGTAGTAGGTTGTGATCCTAAGGCGGATTCAACGAGATTATTACTTGGCGGTCTTGCACAAAAATCAGTCCTTGATACATTAAGGGAAGAAGGAGAGGACGTTGAATTAGATTCTATATTAAAAGAGGGTTTTGGTGGAATCAGATGCGTTGAATCCGGTGGTCCAGAACCAGGAGTAGGATGTGCAGGAAGAGGAATAATCACTTCAATAAACATGCTTGAACAGTTAGGAGCTTACACAGATGATTTAGACTATGTATTCTATGATGTACTTGGAGACGTTGTGTGTGGTGGATTCGCAATGCCAATTAGAGAAGGAAAAGCTCAGGAAATATACATAGTAGCCAGTGGAGAAATGATGGCACTATATGCTGCTAATAACATATCAAAGGGTATTCAAAAATATGCTAAGAGCGGTGGAGTTAGACTTGGTGGTATCATTTGTAACAGTAGAAAAGTTGCAAATGAATATGAATTACTTGATGCTTTCGCTAAAGAACTAGGAAGTCAATTAATACACTTCGTACCAAGAAGTCCAATGGTTACAAAAGCAGAAATCAACAAGAAGACTGTTATAGATTTTGATCCTAAGTCTGAACAAGCTGATGAATATAGAGAATTGGCAAGAAAAATAGATGAGAATGAATTATTTGTTATACCAAAGCCAATGACACAGGAGAGATTAGAAGAAATATTGGTTCAATATGGTCTTAATGATCTATAA
- a CDS encoding nitrogenase component 1, giving the protein MSEVVEQLRHVCTLGGYESVLAIEKAVPIIHAGPGCAAKIWSTLGLQNGCQGTGYMGGHSIPCTDVGEKEVVFGGGNRLRKVISNSFKVMDAELYVVLTGCTSDIVGDNVPEIVKEFKNGEKSIIYAETGGFKGSNFIGHELIMDAIIDQYLEPSDEIEEKLINIWATVPYQDTFWAGNYETIKDLLSQIGVKANIIFGPGNGLKALNDVPKAQYNLLISPWVGLKNVIHLKEKFGTPYLHYETLPIGPTETGKFLRTIGKILHIDDNVVEEVIKKQEDRYFYYIERAADVLLETRLLPKHFITIADSAYTLGISKFLTNDLGLLGDKQFITDDVPKEYHKQIKEYFNENPSSNIGDIQFTSDSGNIKNYLRNTKFRTKPLILGSGWDRVISREVKGYQLSISAPVSDRMVLSRSYLGYEGALRLTEDIYSAVLQDFQ; this is encoded by the coding sequence ATGAGTGAGGTAGTTGAACAATTAAGACATGTTTGTACCCTTGGGGGATATGAATCGGTACTTGCTATAGAAAAAGCAGTTCCAATAATACATGCCGGACCAGGCTGTGCTGCAAAAATATGGTCCACTTTAGGACTGCAAAATGGATGCCAGGGAACTGGTTATATGGGAGGGCATTCAATACCCTGTACTGATGTAGGAGAAAAAGAGGTAGTTTTTGGAGGAGGCAATCGATTACGTAAAGTTATTTCAAATTCATTTAAAGTAATGGATGCAGAGCTTTACGTAGTATTAACTGGTTGCACTTCTGATATTGTAGGAGATAATGTACCTGAAATTGTTAAAGAATTTAAAAATGGGGAGAAATCTATAATATATGCTGAAACAGGAGGATTTAAAGGAAGTAATTTCATAGGACATGAACTGATTATGGATGCTATTATAGATCAATATTTAGAGCCGTCAGATGAAATAGAGGAAAAACTTATAAATATATGGGCTACCGTACCTTATCAGGATACCTTTTGGGCAGGAAATTATGAAACAATAAAAGATTTATTATCTCAGATAGGAGTTAAAGCCAATATTATTTTTGGACCAGGTAATGGATTAAAGGCCCTTAATGATGTGCCAAAAGCTCAATATAATCTATTAATATCTCCATGGGTAGGACTTAAGAATGTTATTCACCTTAAAGAGAAGTTTGGCACTCCTTATTTACACTATGAAACACTTCCTATTGGACCAACAGAAACAGGTAAATTTTTGAGGACTATAGGAAAAATTCTTCATATTGATGATAATGTTGTTGAAGAAGTGATAAAAAAGCAGGAGGATAGATATTTCTATTATATAGAAAGAGCAGCAGATGTTTTACTTGAAACCAGACTTTTGCCAAAGCATTTTATTACTATAGCAGATAGTGCTTATACACTAGGTATTTCTAAATTTTTAACAAATGATTTGGGGTTGTTAGGTGATAAACAGTTTATTACAGACGATGTACCTAAAGAGTATCATAAACAAATAAAAGAATATTTTAATGAAAACCCTAGTTCTAATATAGGGGATATTCAGTTTACCAGTGATAGTGGAAATATAAAAAACTATTTAAGAAATACTAAATTCAGAACAAAGCCGCTTATATTGGGCAGTGGTTGGGATAGAGTAATTTCAAGAGAGGTTAAGGGCTATCAGCTTTCTATATCAGCACCTGTCAGTGACAGAATGGTACTTAGCAGATCATATCTGGGATATGAAGGTGCACTTAGATTAACAGAAGATATTTATTCAGCAGTATTGCAGGATTTTCAGTAA
- a CDS encoding ABC transporter substrate-binding protein, producing MKKILVSTISLIFIISLLLTGCGKSKATDSSSTSEVGDSSKPYIGKLVNGKLTKPFNLKVPTQTGFNEIIIADKKGFLKEVGINLQYTGVLPANVSLAQSVVKGDNDLYNSGHVVTIAQARQAGAKLKIVLQGMVDSADFDKTHMTWVVRNDNKINSPKDLVGKKIAMSSRGSCAELWNSEFLRQNGVDVSKNQIVVMPDQQQVQALKQGNIDVAILHAPYNMKAKNLGLKVLTTSYKIGETAGDGITSGLAVRAFSEDFIKKYPDVVKAYIIADLKAQQYIMDHYDEALKIDADYLKMDVKDVSGNAYPVDQKWLKPEQVNFWIDIAEKNKFTGFETPGKVKATDLYTNDLNPYYTGELK from the coding sequence ATGAAAAAAATTTTAGTTTCAACCATAAGTTTAATTTTTATTATATCATTGTTATTAACAGGATGTGGAAAATCTAAGGCTACTGATTCTTCTAGTACATCTGAAGTGGGAGATAGTAGTAAACCTTACATTGGGAAATTGGTAAATGGTAAACTTACAAAGCCATTTAATCTTAAAGTACCAACTCAAACAGGCTTTAATGAGATAATAATAGCTGATAAAAAAGGTTTCTTAAAAGAGGTAGGAATAAATCTTCAATATACAGGAGTTTTACCTGCTAATGTGAGTTTGGCTCAATCAGTAGTTAAAGGTGATAATGATTTATATAATTCAGGACATGTGGTTACAATAGCACAGGCACGTCAAGCTGGTGCTAAACTTAAAATTGTACTTCAAGGTATGGTAGATAGTGCTGATTTTGATAAAACCCATATGACCTGGGTTGTAAGAAATGATAATAAAATTAATTCACCTAAAGATTTAGTGGGAAAGAAAATTGCAATGAGCAGTAGAGGAAGCTGTGCAGAGCTTTGGAATTCTGAATTTCTTCGCCAAAATGGAGTGGATGTAAGTAAAAATCAAATTGTTGTTATGCCTGATCAACAGCAAGTACAAGCACTTAAACAGGGAAATATAGATGTAGCTATTCTGCATGCACCATATAATATGAAAGCTAAAAATCTTGGCCTTAAAGTTCTTACTACAAGTTATAAGATTGGAGAAACAGCTGGTGATGGAATTACTAGTGGACTTGCAGTTCGTGCCTTTAGTGAAGATTTTATAAAAAAATATCCTGATGTAGTAAAGGCTTATATAATAGCAGATCTTAAAGCACAACAATATATAATGGATCATTATGATGAAGCATTAAAAATTGATGCAGATTATCTAAAAATGGATGTTAAAGATGTTTCTGGTAATGCATATCCTGTTGATCAAAAATGGTTAAAACCAGAGCAGGTTAATTTTTGGATTGATATAGCAGAAAAAAATAAATTTACTGGATTTGAAACACCAGGAAAGGTAAAAGCTACAGATTTATATACAAATGATTTAAATCCTTATTATACTGGAGAATTAAAATAA
- the hisC gene encoding histidinol-phosphate transaminase, whose protein sequence is MSELSCRKALDNILSYAPAKTLQEIQQELGLNNILRLSANENTMGPSPLALKAIEEGLKGVYLYPDGQCTELRKKLAYTYNFNENQLIFGNGSFELINLVAEGFVNPGDESIIPIPTFGWYKVVTLAMDGIPVEIPLKNHAIDLNEVKNKINSKTKIIWLCNPNNPTGTIFGREALINFLDSIPKNILVVLDEAYYEFVTHEDYPQTASLVDKYNNIIVLRTFSKVYGLAALRIGYGIANENLIGELNKIRLPINVNGLAQVAAIASLEDENFRESCVINNNIGKEFFYKEFDEIGLEYIPTETNFVMVNVEEDSTEISNKILQKGIAVRAGIEYNMPTWLRITIGKPKENKLLIEELKVALKYFERVI, encoded by the coding sequence ATGTCAGAACTTAGTTGTAGAAAAGCATTGGATAATATACTATCTTATGCACCTGCTAAAACACTTCAGGAAATACAGCAGGAACTTGGACTTAACAATATTTTGAGACTTTCGGCAAATGAAAATACTATGGGACCATCTCCTTTAGCATTAAAGGCAATAGAAGAGGGATTAAAGGGAGTCTATCTGTATCCAGATGGTCAATGTACTGAACTTAGAAAAAAATTAGCTTATACTTATAATTTTAATGAAAATCAATTGATTTTTGGTAATGGATCTTTTGAATTGATTAATTTAGTAGCAGAAGGATTTGTTAATCCAGGAGATGAGTCTATAATACCAATACCAACTTTTGGGTGGTATAAGGTTGTAACTTTGGCCATGGATGGTATCCCTGTTGAGATTCCGTTAAAGAATCACGCAATCGATTTAAATGAAGTAAAGAATAAAATAAATAGTAAAACTAAAATTATATGGTTATGTAATCCCAACAACCCTACAGGAACTATTTTTGGTAGAGAAGCTTTAATAAACTTTTTAGATTCAATACCTAAAAATATATTAGTGGTGTTGGATGAAGCTTATTACGAATTTGTTACACATGAAGATTATCCTCAGACTGCTTCATTAGTAGATAAGTATAATAATATAATAGTTTTAAGAACTTTTTCTAAGGTTTATGGGTTAGCTGCACTTAGAATAGGATATGGAATTGCAAATGAAAATTTAATTGGAGAATTAAATAAAATAAGATTGCCTATTAATGTTAATGGGTTAGCACAAGTAGCTGCTATAGCTAGTTTAGAGGATGAAAATTTTAGAGAATCATGTGTCATAAACAATAATATAGGTAAAGAATTTTTCTACAAAGAGTTTGATGAAATAGGTCTTGAATATATACCAACAGAAACTAATTTCGTTATGGTTAATGTTGAGGAAGACAGTACTGAAATATCAAATAAAATCCTACAAAAAGGTATTGCTGTTCGTGCTGGTATTGAATACAATATGCCAACTTGGCTTAGAATTACAATTGGTAAACCTAAAGAGAATAAGTTGCTAATTGAGGAATTGAAGGTTGCTTTAAAATATTTTGAGAGGGTGATATAA
- a CDS encoding ABC transporter permease, with protein MNQTLDNSVKLSKSKKLENESIVFKIINLIFGLRQLLGIAIFLALWEIVPRIGLVDSNFLPPFSVVLETFFQMLFSGELIENISVSLKRSLMGFSLGIVLAIPLGLIIGSFKKIEFYVDPLLQLFRQTSTLALLPVFLLFFGIGETSKVAIVFWGVWSAILLNTINGVKNVDTNLIKAARSMASPQLTIFMKVILPSAFPSIITGIRISATSSILVLIAAEMMGASSGLGFLLYDTQMKYQIPKMYASIITMSLIGLIVNYIIVAFEKRICVWKPEN; from the coding sequence ATGAATCAAACATTAGATAACTCTGTTAAGTTATCAAAATCAAAGAAATTGGAGAATGAATCTATAGTTTTTAAAATTATAAATTTAATATTTGGTTTAAGACAATTGTTAGGTATAGCAATTTTTTTAGCATTATGGGAAATAGTGCCGCGAATAGGTCTTGTGGATAGTAATTTTTTACCGCCATTTTCTGTAGTGTTAGAGACATTTTTTCAAATGTTATTTTCTGGAGAACTTATTGAGAATATTTCAGTTAGTCTAAAACGTTCTTTAATGGGATTTTCTTTAGGAATAGTATTAGCTATACCATTAGGGCTTATAATAGGTTCCTTTAAGAAAATTGAATTTTATGTAGATCCTCTGCTTCAATTATTTAGACAAACTTCTACCCTTGCACTATTACCAGTTTTTTTACTGTTTTTTGGAATTGGTGAAACATCTAAAGTTGCTATAGTTTTTTGGGGTGTATGGTCTGCTATATTGTTAAACACTATCAATGGTGTGAAAAATGTAGATACTAATTTAATTAAAGCTGCCAGATCCATGGCATCTCCTCAATTAACAATATTTATGAAAGTTATATTGCCTTCAGCTTTTCCTTCAATTATTACGGGTATAAGAATTAGTGCAACTTCGTCAATTTTAGTTTTAATTGCAGCAGAAATGATGGGAGCAAGTTCTGGATTAGGATTTTTACTATATGATACTCAAATGAAGTATCAGATACCGAAGATGTATGCATCTATTATTACAATGTCTTTAATAGGGCTTATTGTCAATTATATTATAGTAGCTTTTGAAAAAAGAATCTGTGTTTGGAAACCTGAGAACTAA
- a CDS encoding ABC transporter substrate-binding protein, which produces MKKFLVIILILMTIVSLFSSCGKSKDNSSNSSSSTAEVGDNTKAYTGKFVNGKLTKPFRLKMPTPTGFTEESIIAYKKGFYEEVGIIPEFTGVLPPNVSLVQSIISGRNDLFSSGHITTIAQARQSGANLKIVLTGSSDSQDPRKNHMVWFVKDGENIKSAKDLVGKTIAMSGKGSCAELWNSEFLRQNGVDVKQTKIVVMPDQQQEQALRQGNIDVAILHAPYNIKARNAGGLKVLTTSYDITQKLGDGRLSGVGARAFSEDFIKKYPDVVKAYIVATVKSQQYINDNFDDSLKIAGEFLKMDTKDMGGLTYPDQKWVEEKQVDFWINAAEKNKLAGFETPGKVKASDLYTNDLNPYYTGELK; this is translated from the coding sequence ATGAAAAAATTTTTAGTAATAATTTTAATATTAATGACTATTGTATCTTTATTTTCAAGTTGTGGGAAAAGTAAAGATAATAGTTCTAATTCAAGTAGTAGTACAGCTGAGGTTGGAGATAATACGAAAGCATATACAGGTAAATTTGTGAATGGAAAATTGACAAAACCATTTCGTCTGAAAATGCCTACTCCAACAGGATTTACTGAAGAATCTATTATAGCCTATAAAAAAGGTTTTTATGAGGAAGTAGGAATAATTCCAGAGTTTACAGGTGTATTACCTCCTAATGTAAGTTTAGTTCAATCTATAATTAGCGGAAGAAACGATTTGTTTAGTTCAGGACATATCACAACAATTGCACAAGCACGTCAATCAGGTGCAAATTTAAAAATTGTGCTTACTGGTAGTAGTGATAGTCAGGATCCTCGTAAAAATCATATGGTTTGGTTTGTAAAAGACGGTGAAAATATTAAATCCGCAAAAGATTTAGTTGGAAAGACTATTGCCATGAGTGGTAAAGGTAGTTGTGCAGAACTTTGGAATTCAGAATTCCTACGTCAAAACGGAGTGGATGTAAAGCAAACTAAAATTGTTGTTATGCCAGACCAACAGCAGGAACAAGCACTTAGACAAGGTAATATAGATGTAGCAATATTACATGCTCCATATAATATAAAAGCAAGAAATGCAGGCGGATTAAAAGTCTTAACTACAAGCTATGATATAACTCAAAAACTTGGAGATGGACGTCTAAGTGGAGTTGGAGCTCGTGCCTTTAGTGAAGATTTTATAAAAAAATATCCTGATGTAGTAAAAGCGTATATAGTAGCTACTGTTAAGTCTCAGCAATACATAAATGATAATTTTGATGATTCATTAAAAATTGCTGGAGAATTTTTGAAAATGGATACAAAAGATATGGGAGGATTAACATACCCTGATCAAAAGTGGGTTGAAGAGAAACAAGTTGATTTTTGGATTAATGCGGCAGAAAAAAATAAATTAGCTGGATTTGAAACACCTGGGAAGGTAAAGGCTTCAGATTTGTATACTAATGATTTAAATCCTTATTATACTGGAGAATTAAAATAA
- a CDS encoding pyridoxamine 5'-phosphate oxidase family protein gives MSELSNEAVKYIEQSKLGWLITVGGDKKPYIRPMGAFFNEGLDLYFLTAKETEKVKHINENPTVTFYFENPGQPYDTFKSVAVSGEAIEVLEENDEFKKAVEGISIRYPVIKESVENGNIKSSSIYKINANFIKVADYTKLPKELSEDI, from the coding sequence ATGAGTGAATTATCAAATGAAGCAGTAAAATACATAGAGCAATCTAAATTGGGATGGCTTATTACTGTAGGGGGGGATAAAAAACCTTATATAAGACCTATGGGAGCATTTTTTAACGAAGGGTTAGATTTATATTTCTTAACTGCAAAGGAAACTGAAAAAGTTAAGCATATAAATGAAAATCCAACTGTTACTTTTTACTTTGAAAATCCAGGGCAGCCCTATGATACCTTTAAAAGTGTTGCTGTAAGTGGTGAGGCTATTGAAGTTTTAGAAGAAAATGATGAATTTAAAAAAGCTGTAGAGGGTATAAGTATTCGTTATCCAGTTATAAAAGAAAGTGTAGAAAATGGCAATATTAAATCTTCATCAATTTATAAAATAAATGCTAATTTTATAAAAGTAGCGGATTACACAAAGTTACCAAAAGAATTATCAGAAGATATTTAA
- a CDS encoding IS110 family transposase, whose translation MSKFFYRPIVGIDVSADFSVVAILAPDGEVYRKPFKIKHNRNGFDYLVDQIKKAEEEFNMKTAIFMESTGVYHLTLFHFLRDTFETCILNPLITNCNKNGDIRKVKNDKKDALTIAKIGKFQNVKYTSAFDIEIYTLKALCRDYYKFTDSKSTFKKKLSTDLKIIFPSYSSVFSNITCKTSIAILKEYSSPKAILNADKNELIDLIRSHSRKGLTYSEKIYKKLIDAAEEAIYIGLKSPSLFVKIMNTISVIETLENQLNNLLNEIHSLMKSNRISEQFKKNVQLIYSIPGIGELTAITIMSEIGNIKGFVKAKHLVAYFGIDPSVNQSGKFNSNKNTMSKRGTRIGRRALYAVALASIRTSRSGEPINKVLLTYYKENLNGKSKKVALVAIMHKLVNYIFSVLRNQKEYEIRDPKIHIKMYLNNGSTTAA comes from the coding sequence ATGAGTAAATTTTTTTATAGACCAATAGTTGGAATCGATGTATCAGCAGACTTTTCAGTAGTTGCTATACTAGCACCTGACGGTGAAGTTTATAGAAAGCCTTTTAAAATTAAGCACAATAGAAATGGTTTTGATTACCTAGTAGATCAAATAAAAAAAGCGGAAGAAGAGTTTAACATGAAAACGGCAATTTTCATGGAATCTACTGGTGTATACCATCTTACTCTTTTCCACTTTCTTAGGGATACATTTGAAACATGTATCTTAAATCCACTCATTACTAATTGTAACAAGAATGGAGACATAAGAAAAGTGAAAAATGATAAAAAAGATGCATTAACCATTGCTAAAATAGGCAAATTTCAAAATGTTAAATATACTTCTGCATTTGATATTGAAATTTATACCTTAAAAGCTCTCTGTAGAGATTACTATAAGTTTACTGATAGTAAATCTACTTTTAAGAAAAAGCTTTCTACCGACTTAAAAATTATTTTTCCTAGCTATAGCTCTGTTTTTTCAAACATTACTTGCAAAACATCAATAGCAATTTTAAAAGAATATTCAAGTCCTAAAGCTATCTTAAATGCTGATAAAAATGAGTTAATAGATCTTATTCGCAGTCATTCAAGAAAAGGACTAACATATAGTGAAAAAATCTATAAAAAGCTAATTGATGCTGCTGAAGAAGCTATTTACATTGGTCTTAAATCGCCTAGCCTGTTTGTAAAAATCATGAACACAATTTCTGTAATAGAAACTTTAGAAAATCAGCTTAACAATTTATTAAATGAAATTCATTCATTGATGAAAAGCAATAGGATTTCAGAGCAATTTAAGAAAAATGTTCAATTGATTTACTCAATACCAGGTATTGGTGAATTAACTGCCATCACAATAATGAGTGAAATAGGCAATATTAAAGGTTTTGTAAAAGCTAAACATTTAGTTGCTTACTTTGGTATTGACCCATCTGTCAATCAATCTGGTAAGTTTAACAGTAATAAAAATACTATGTCTAAACGTGGTACCAGAATAGGCAGAAGAGCCTTATATGCTGTGGCATTAGCATCCATACGAACCAGTAGAAGCGGTGAACCTATAAACAAAGTTTTACTTACCTACTATAAAGAAAACCTAAATGGTAAAAGCAAAAAGGTTGCTTTAGTGGCAATAATGCATAAACTTGTTAATTACATATTCTCCGTCCTAAGGAACCAAAAAGAGTATGAAATACGTGATCCTAAAATACATATTAAAATGTATCTTAATAATGGTTCTACTACAGCAGCCTAA